In one Balaenoptera musculus isolate JJ_BM4_2016_0621 chromosome 20, mBalMus1.pri.v3, whole genome shotgun sequence genomic region, the following are encoded:
- the LOC118887177 gene encoding LOW QUALITY PROTEIN: heterogeneous nuclear ribonucleoprotein D-like (The sequence of the model RefSeq protein was modified relative to this genomic sequence to represent the inferred CDS: inserted 1 base in 1 codon; substituted 1 base at 1 genomic stop codon) translates to MEGMNEYSNIEEFAEGSKINASKNQQDDGKMFIGGLSWDTSKKDLTEYLSRFGEVVDCTIKTDPVTGRSRGFGFVLFKDAASVDKVLEMKEHKLDGKLIDPKRAKALKGKEPPKKVFVGGLSPDTSEEQIKEYFGAFGEIENIELPMDTKTNERRGFCFITYTDEEPVKKLLESRYHQIGSGKCEIKVAQPXEVYRQQQQQQKGGRGAVAGGRGGTRGRGRGQGQNWNQGFNNYYDQGYGNYNSAYDGDQNYSGYGGYDYTGYNYGNYGYGQGYTDYSGXQSTYGKASRGGGNHQNNYQPY, encoded by the exons ATGGAAGGCATGAACGAGTACAGCAACATAGAGGAATTCGCAGAGGGATCCAAGATCAACGCGAGCAAGAATCAGCAGGATGACGGTAAAATGTTTATTGGAGGCTTGAGCTGGGATACAAGCAAGAAAGATCTGACTGAATATTTGTCTCGATTTGGGGAAGTTGTAGACTGCACAATTAAAACAGATCCAGTCACTGGAAGATCAAGAGGATTTGGATTTGTGCTTTTCAAAGATGCTGCTAGTGTTGATAAGGTTTTGGAAATGAAAGAACACAAGCTGGATGGCAAATTGATAGACCCTAAAAGAGCCAAAGCTTTAAAAGGGAAGGAACCCCCTAAAAAGGTTTTTGTGGGTGGATTGAGCCCAGATACttcagaagaacaaattaaagaatattttggagCCTTTGGAGAGATTGAAAATATTGAACTTCccatggatacaaaaacaaatgaaagaagaggattttgttttattacatATACAGACGAAGAGCCAGTAAAGAAATTGTTAGAAAGCAGATATCATCAAATTGGTTCTGGGAAGTGTGAAATCAAAGTTGCACAAC AAGAGGTATATaggcagcaacagcaacaacaaaaaggaggaagaggtgcTGTAGCTGGTGGACGAGGTGGTACTAGGGGTCGTGGCCGAGGTCAGGGCCAAAACTGGAACCAAGGATTTAATAACTATTATGATCAAGGATATGGAAATTACAACAGTGCCTATGATGGTGATCAAAACTATAGTGGCTATGGCGGCTATGATTATACTGGGTATAACTATGGGAACTATGGATATGGACAGGGATATACAGACTACAGTGGCTAACAGAGCACTTACGGCAAGGCATCTCGAGGGGGTGGCAATCACCAAAATAATTACCAGCCATACTAA